In one Buteo buteo chromosome 10, bButBut1.hap1.1, whole genome shotgun sequence genomic region, the following are encoded:
- the LOC142035840 gene encoding flavin-containing monooxygenase 5-like isoform X1 has product MSLQCPRMGVPSKAPGTAPYPAVRGCGESRCRKSQAGGREPAGFWLPLPGRVGGVTEGEALLTTAAHHKARPPFSVTGRGNPTETLARLRASRRPSLAAAPVAAGRDPVVEGSMAKKVAIIGGGSSGLCAIKACLQEGLEPICFERTGDIGGLWRFEEHPEEGRASIYRSVIINTSKEMMCFSDFPIPEDFPNYMHNSKIMEYFRMYAQHFDLLRHIRFRTSVCRVSKRPDFAATGQWDVVTESEGKQEAAVFDGVLVCTGHHTEAHLPLSTFPGIEKFKGCYLHSRDYKDARDFTDKRVVVIGIGNSGSDLAVEISQTAKQVFLSTRRGAWILNRVGDQGYPIDIVFTTRMKTFLKKLLSVSMVSSFTEKQLNMRFDHSHYGLKPKHRVFDQHPTINDDLPNRIISGRVLVKPNVQEFTETSAIFEDGTREDIDAVVFATGYSFSFPFLEGCVKVVENQIPLYKFMFPPGLEKPTLAFIGLIQPLGAIMPISELQCRWATRVFKGLNKLPPRHDMEADIKQKREAMAKQYVKSRRHTIQVDYIPYMDELACQVGVKPNLLTLFLTDPKLALEVAFGPCTPYQYRLQGPGKWVGAREAILTQQQRIIKPLQTRRVEKQASGPAMPLFFKLVGAMAILAIIFAYL; this is encoded by the exons ATGTCCCTACAGTGTCCCCGCATGGGGGTGCCCAGCAAGGCGCCTGGGACGGCTCCTTACCCCGCCGTCCGAGGCTGTGGCGAGAGCCGCTGCCGGAAAAGCCAAGCAGGCGGCCGGGAGCCAGCTGGGTTCTGGCTTCCTCTCCCCGGCCGCGTGGGAGGAGTGACGGAGGGGGAGGCTCTGCTCACCACTGCTGCGCACCATAAAGCCAGGCCGCCGTTCAGCGTCACGGGTCGGGGCAACCCAACAGAGACCCTCGCGCGGCTCCGCGCCAGCCGCCGGCCTTCCCTGGCTGCCGCTCCTGTGGCCGCAG GCAGAGACCCGGTGGTGGAGGGCAGCATGGCGAAGAAGGTGGCCATCATCggagggggcagcagcgggCTGTGCGCCATCAAAGCCTGCCTGCAAGAGGGGCTGGAGCCCATCTGCTTCGAGAGGACCGGGGACATCGGAGGGCTCTGGAGGTTTGAG GAGCATCCCGAGGAGGGCCGCGCCAGCATCTACCGCTCCGTCATCATCAACACCTCCAAGGAGATGATGTGCTTCAGCGACTTCCCCATCCCTGAGGACTTCCCCAACTACATGCACAACTCCAAGATCATGGAGTACTTCCGAATGTACGCCCAGCACTTTGACCTGCTCCGCCACATCCGCTTCAGG ACCAGCGTGTGCCGCGTGTCCAAGCGCCCCGACTTCGCCGCCACGGGCCAGTGGGATGTGGTGACGGAAAGCGAGGGGAAGCAGGAGGCGGCCGTCTTCGACGGTGTGCTGGTGTGCACCGGCCACCACACCGAGGCACACCTCCCGCTGAGCACCTTCCCAG GAATCGAGAAGTTCAAGGGCTGCTACCTCCACAGCCGAGACTACAAGGACGCTCGGGATTTCACAGACAAGAGGGTCGTTGTCATCGGTATCGGGAATTCAGGGTCGGACCTGGCCGTGGAGATCAGCCAAACGGCCAAGCAG GTCTTCCTCAGCACCCGCCGGGGAGCGTGGATCCTCAACCGCGTTGGAGATCAGGGCTACCCCATAGACATCGTCTTCACCACCCGCATGAAGACATTCCTGAAGAAGCTGCTGAGCGTGTCCATGGTGAGCAGCTTCACggagaagcagctgaacatGAGGTTCGACCACTCGCACTACGGACTGAAGCCAAAGCACAG GGTCTTTGACCAGCACCCGACCATCAACGACGACCTGCCCAACCGCATCATTTCAGGCAGGGTGCTGGTGAAGCCAAACGTCCAGGAGTTCACGGAGACGTCTGCCATCTTCGAGGATGGCACCAGGGAAGACATCGACGCCGTGGTCTTCGCCACAGGATacagcttctccttccccttcctcgaAGGCTGTGTGAAGGTGGTGGAGAACCAGATCCCCCTCTACAAATTCATGTTCCCCCCTGGCCTGGAGAAGCCGACGCTGGCTTTCATCGGCCTCATCCAGCCTCTGGGTGCCATCATGCCCATCTCTGAGCTCCAGTGTCGCTGGGCCACCCGTGTCTTCAAGG GGCTGAACAAGCTGCCCCCACGGCACGACATGGAGGCTGACATCAAGCAGAAGAGAGAAGCGATGGCAAAGCA GTACGTGAAGAGCCGGCGGCACACCATCCAAGTGGATTACATCCCCTACATGGACGAGCTCGCCTGCCAGGTGGGGGTCAAGCCCAACCTGCTCACTCTCTTCCTCACCGACCCCAAGCTGGCGCTGGAGGTGGCCTTTGGACCCTGCACGCCGTACCAGTACCGCCTGCAGGGCCCGGGCAAGTGGGTGGGCGCCAGGGAGGCCATCCTCACCCAGCAGCAGCGTATCATCAAGCCCCTGCAGACACGACGTGTGGAGAAGCAAGCATCAGGACCTGCCATGCCCCTCTTCTTCAAGCTGGTTGGGGCTATGGCCATCCTCGCCATCATTTTTGCTTACTTGTAG
- the LOC142035841 gene encoding flavin-containing monooxygenase 5-like, translating to MAARRVAIIGAGASGLCALKCCLDEGLVPTCFERSGDIGGLWRFEEHPEEGRASIYRSVIINTSKEMMCFSDFPIPEDFPNYMHNSKIMEYFRMYAQHFDLLRHIRFRTSVCRVSKRPDFAATGQWDVVTESEGKQEAAVFDGVLVCTGHHTEAHLPLSTFPGLEKFEGWYLHSRDYKSPQSFSGKQVVVVGTGNSGIDIAVELSHTAKQVFLSTKRGTWVLHRVADGGYPFDLSYLSRFMQLLHSLLPQNASNFHLERKLNARFDHALYGLQPQHRILDQHPTINDDLPNCIISGRVLVKPNVQEFTETSAIFEDGTREDIDAVVFATGYSFSFPFLEGCVKVVENQIPLYKFMFPPDLEKPTLAFIGLIQPLGAIMPISELQCRWATRVFKGLQDLPPSADMLADIAQTKEKMAKRYVKSRRHTIQVDYIPYMDELACQVGVKPNLLTLFLTDPKLALEVAFGPCTPYQYRLRGPGTWVGAREAILTQQQRVVRPLQTRARDRPARSSTVPHIFKVFFSIGLIVATLVYVSLPR from the exons ATGGCTGCCCGGAGAGTAGCCATCATCGGTGCTGGTGCCTCTGGCCTGTGCGCCCTGAAATGCTGCCTGGATGAGGGGCTGGTACCCACCTGCTTCGAGAGGAGTGGGGACATCGGGGGGCTCTGGCGCTTTGAG GAGCATCCCGAGGAGGGCCGCGCCAGCATCTACCGCTCCGTCATCATCAACACCTCCAAGGAGATGATGTGCTTCAGCGACTTCCCCATCCCTGAGGACTTCCCCAACTACATGCACAACTCCAAGATCATGGAGTACTTCCGAATGTACGCCCAGCACTTTGACCTGCTCCGCCACATCCGCTTCAGG ACCAGCGTGTGCCGCGTGTCCAAGCGCCCCGACTTCGCCGCCACGGGCCAGTGGGATGTGGTGACGGAAAGCGAGGGGAAGCAGGAGGCGGCCGTCTTCGACGGTGTGCTGGTGTGCACCGGCCACCACACCGAGGCACACCTCCCGCTGAGCACCTTCCCAG gGCTGGAGAAGTTTGAAGGCTGGTACCTGCACAGCCGGGACTACAAGAGCCCGCAGTCCTTTTCAGGGAAGCAGGTGGTTGTGGTTGGCACCGGGAATTCAGGCATCGACATTGCGGTGGAGCTGAGCCACACAGCCAAGCAG gtCTTCCTCAGCACCAAGCGCGGGACCTGGGTGCTGCACCGGGTGGCGGATGGCGGGTACCCCTTTGACCTCTCCTACCTCAGCCGCTTCATGCAGCTCCTCCACAGCCTGCTGCCTCAAAATGCCAGCAATTTTCACCTGGAGAGGAAGCTGAACGCCCGCTTTGACCACGCACTCTACGGTCTTCAGCCCCAGCACCG GATCCTTGACCAGCACCCGACCATCAACGACGACCTGCCCAACTGCATCATTTCAGGCAGGGTGCTGGTGAAGCCAAACGTCCAGGAGTTCACGGAGACGTCTGCCATCTTCGAGGATGGCACCAGGGAAGACATCGACGCCGTGGTCTTCGCCACAGGATacagcttctccttccccttcctcgaAGGCTGTGTGAAGGTGGTGGAGAACCAGATCCCCCTCTACAAATTCATGTTCCCCCCTGACCTGGAGAAGCCGACGCTGGCTTTCATCGGCCTCATCCAGCCTCTGGGTGCCATCATGCCCATCTCTGAGCTCCAGTGTCGCTGGGCCACCCGTGTCTTTAAGG ggctgcaggaccTGCCACCATCCGCTGACATGCTGGCTGACATCGCACAAACCAAGGAGAAAATGGCCAAGCG GTACGTGAAGAGCCGGCGGCACACCATCCAAGTGGATTACATCCCCTACATGGACGAACTCGCCTGCCAGGTGGGGGTCAAGCCCAACCTGCTCACTCTCTTCCTCACTGACCCCAAGCTGGCGCTGGAGGTGGCCTTCGGGCCCTGCACGCCGTACCAGTACCGCCTGCGGGGCCCGGGCACGTGGGTGGGTGCCCGGGAGGCCATCCTCACCCAGCAGCAGCGTGTGGTCAGGCCTCTGCAAACCAGAGCCAGGGACCGTCCTGCCCGCTCCAGCACCGTGCCCCACATCTTCAAGGTCTTCTTCAGCATCGGTTTGATTGTGGCCACCCTTGTCTATGTCTCGCTCCCTCGTTAA
- the LOC142035840 gene encoding flavin-containing monooxygenase 5-like isoform X2, giving the protein MAKKVAIIGGGSSGLCAIKACLQEGLEPICFERTGDIGGLWRFEEHPEEGRASIYRSVIINTSKEMMCFSDFPIPEDFPNYMHNSKIMEYFRMYAQHFDLLRHIRFRTSVCRVSKRPDFAATGQWDVVTESEGKQEAAVFDGVLVCTGHHTEAHLPLSTFPGIEKFKGCYLHSRDYKDARDFTDKRVVVIGIGNSGSDLAVEISQTAKQVFLSTRRGAWILNRVGDQGYPIDIVFTTRMKTFLKKLLSVSMVSSFTEKQLNMRFDHSHYGLKPKHRVFDQHPTINDDLPNRIISGRVLVKPNVQEFTETSAIFEDGTREDIDAVVFATGYSFSFPFLEGCVKVVENQIPLYKFMFPPGLEKPTLAFIGLIQPLGAIMPISELQCRWATRVFKGLNKLPPRHDMEADIKQKREAMAKQYVKSRRHTIQVDYIPYMDELACQVGVKPNLLTLFLTDPKLALEVAFGPCTPYQYRLQGPGKWVGAREAILTQQQRIIKPLQTRRVEKQASGPAMPLFFKLVGAMAILAIIFAYL; this is encoded by the exons ATGGCGAAGAAGGTGGCCATCATCggagggggcagcagcgggCTGTGCGCCATCAAAGCCTGCCTGCAAGAGGGGCTGGAGCCCATCTGCTTCGAGAGGACCGGGGACATCGGAGGGCTCTGGAGGTTTGAG GAGCATCCCGAGGAGGGCCGCGCCAGCATCTACCGCTCCGTCATCATCAACACCTCCAAGGAGATGATGTGCTTCAGCGACTTCCCCATCCCTGAGGACTTCCCCAACTACATGCACAACTCCAAGATCATGGAGTACTTCCGAATGTACGCCCAGCACTTTGACCTGCTCCGCCACATCCGCTTCAGG ACCAGCGTGTGCCGCGTGTCCAAGCGCCCCGACTTCGCCGCCACGGGCCAGTGGGATGTGGTGACGGAAAGCGAGGGGAAGCAGGAGGCGGCCGTCTTCGACGGTGTGCTGGTGTGCACCGGCCACCACACCGAGGCACACCTCCCGCTGAGCACCTTCCCAG GAATCGAGAAGTTCAAGGGCTGCTACCTCCACAGCCGAGACTACAAGGACGCTCGGGATTTCACAGACAAGAGGGTCGTTGTCATCGGTATCGGGAATTCAGGGTCGGACCTGGCCGTGGAGATCAGCCAAACGGCCAAGCAG GTCTTCCTCAGCACCCGCCGGGGAGCGTGGATCCTCAACCGCGTTGGAGATCAGGGCTACCCCATAGACATCGTCTTCACCACCCGCATGAAGACATTCCTGAAGAAGCTGCTGAGCGTGTCCATGGTGAGCAGCTTCACggagaagcagctgaacatGAGGTTCGACCACTCGCACTACGGACTGAAGCCAAAGCACAG GGTCTTTGACCAGCACCCGACCATCAACGACGACCTGCCCAACCGCATCATTTCAGGCAGGGTGCTGGTGAAGCCAAACGTCCAGGAGTTCACGGAGACGTCTGCCATCTTCGAGGATGGCACCAGGGAAGACATCGACGCCGTGGTCTTCGCCACAGGATacagcttctccttccccttcctcgaAGGCTGTGTGAAGGTGGTGGAGAACCAGATCCCCCTCTACAAATTCATGTTCCCCCCTGGCCTGGAGAAGCCGACGCTGGCTTTCATCGGCCTCATCCAGCCTCTGGGTGCCATCATGCCCATCTCTGAGCTCCAGTGTCGCTGGGCCACCCGTGTCTTCAAGG GGCTGAACAAGCTGCCCCCACGGCACGACATGGAGGCTGACATCAAGCAGAAGAGAGAAGCGATGGCAAAGCA GTACGTGAAGAGCCGGCGGCACACCATCCAAGTGGATTACATCCCCTACATGGACGAGCTCGCCTGCCAGGTGGGGGTCAAGCCCAACCTGCTCACTCTCTTCCTCACCGACCCCAAGCTGGCGCTGGAGGTGGCCTTTGGACCCTGCACGCCGTACCAGTACCGCCTGCAGGGCCCGGGCAAGTGGGTGGGCGCCAGGGAGGCCATCCTCACCCAGCAGCAGCGTATCATCAAGCCCCTGCAGACACGACGTGTGGAGAAGCAAGCATCAGGACCTGCCATGCCCCTCTTCTTCAAGCTGGTTGGGGCTATGGCCATCCTCGCCATCATTTTTGCTTACTTGTAG
- the FAM78B gene encoding protein FAM78B: MGCLQSVACKARVRREQIVVSDVSATIEPAATAIEESSPVVLRYRTPYFRASARVLMPPIARRHTWVVGWIQACNHMEFYNTYSDLGVSSWELPDLREGRVKAISDSDGVSYPWYGNTTETVTLVGPTNKISRFSVSMNDNFYPSVTWAVPVSNSNVPLLTRIKRDQSFTTWLVAMNTTTKEKIILQTIKWRMRVDIEVDPMQLLGQRARLVGRTQQEQPRILSRMEPIPPNALVKPNANDAQVLMWRPKRGQPIVVIPPK, encoded by the exons atggGGTGCCTGCAGAGCGTGGCCTGCAAGGCGCGGGTGCGTCGGGAGCAGATCGTGGTGTCGGACGTGTCGGCCACCATCGAGCCGGCGGCCACCGCCATCGAGGAGAGCTCGCCGGTGGTGCTGCGGTACCGCACGCCCTACTTCCGCGCCTCGGCCCGCGTCCTCATGCCGCCCATCGCCCGGCGGCACACCTGGGTGGTGGGCTGGATCCAGGCCTGCAACCACATGGAGTTCTACAACACCTACAGCGACCTCGGCGT GTCAAGCTGGGAGCTGCCCGACCTGCGAGAAGGAAGAGTAAAAGCCATCAGCGATTCGGATGGCGTGAGCTACCCCTGGTATGGAAACACCACAGAAACTGTGACCCTGGTTGGGCCCACTAACAAGATCTCCAGGTTCTCGGTGAGCATGAATGACAATTTCTACCCCAGTGTGACGTGGGCTGTCCCTGTGAGCAACAGTAACGTGCCGCTGCTGACCAGGATTAAAAGGGACCAGAGCTTTACCACGTGGCTGGTGGCCATGAACACCACCACCAAGGAAAAGATCATCCTGCAGACTATAAAGTGGAGGATGCGAGTGGACATTGAGGTTGATCCCATGCAGCTCCTGGGGCAGCGGGCACGGCTGGTGGGAAGGActcagcaggagcagccccggATCCTCAGCAGGATGGAGCCCATCCCACCAAACGCACTAGTGAAACCCAATGCCAACGATGCCCAAGTCCTCATGTGGAGACCCAAGCGAGGCCAGCCTATAGTCGTGATACCTCCCAAGTAA
- the PLPP6 gene encoding polyisoprenoid diphosphate/phosphate phosphohydrolase PLPP6, with product MPSPRSSRERRTGSGSSRLEFLSLVSQRSPGAPDSPSRRKEPGSSAAAPLPEEDCMKLNPSFLGIALSSLLAIDLWASKRLGVCAGEGSAWGSARPLMKVIEISGHGVPWLLGTFYGLCQSDSSAAREVLLNLLFALLLDLVLVAVVKGLVKRPRPTHNKMDMFVTISVDKYSFPSGHATRAALVCRFILRHLVLAVPLRVLVVLWALIVSISRVMLGRHNMTDVLFGLLLGYALYSVVEHCWLSPLSAPALFALWSH from the exons ATGCCGAGCCCCCGGAGCAGCCGCGAGCGACGCaccggcagcggcagcagccgcCTGGAGTTCCTGTCCCTCGTCAGCCAGCGCAGCCCCGGCGCCCCGGACAGCCCGTCGCGCCGCAAGGAGCCGGGCAGCTccgccgcggccccgctgcCCGAGGAGGACTGCATGAAGCTGAACCCCTCCTTCCTGGGCATCGCCCTCAGCTCCCTGCTCGCCATCGACCTCTGGGCCTCCAAGCGCCTGGGCGTCTGCGCTGGAGAGGGCTCGGCCTGGGGCAGCGCGCGTCCCCTCATGAAGGTCATCGAGATTTCGGGGCACGGCGTCCCCTGGCTGCTCGGCACCTTCTACGGGCTCTGCCAGAGCGACAGCTCCGCGGCCAGGGAGGTGCTGCTCAACCTGCTCTTCG CATTGCTGCTGGATCTTGTGCTGGTAGCAGTGGTGAAAGGGCTCGTCAAGCGGCCACGGCCCACCCACAACAAGATGGACATGTTCGTCACCATCTCGGTGGACAAGTACTCCTTTCCGTCAGGCCACGCCACCAGAGCCGCCCTGGTCTGCCGCTTCATTCTGCGCCACCTTGTGCTCGCCGTCCCGCTCCGGGTCCTCGTGGTGCTCTGGGCTCTCATCGTCAGCATTTCAAGGGTCATGCTGGGCAGGCACAACATGACAGATGTGCTCTTTGGTTTGCTGCTGGGTTACGCGCTGTACAGCGTGGTGGAGCACTGCTGGCTGTCCCCTCTCAGCGCACCGGCCCTCTTTGCGCTCTGGAGCCATTGA
- the LOC142035840 gene encoding flavin-containing monooxygenase 5-like isoform X3 — protein sequence MSLQCPRMGVPSKAPGTAPYPAVRGCGESRCRKSQAGGREPAGFWLPLPGRVGGVTEGEALLTTAAHHKARPPFSVTGRGNPTETLARLRASRRPSLAAAPVAAGRDPVVEGSMAKKVAIIGGGSSGLCAIKACLQEGLEPICFERTGDIGGLWRFEEHPEEGRASIYRSVIINTSKEMMCFSDFPIPEDFPNYMHNSKIMEYFRMYAQHFDLLRHIRFRTSVCRVSKRPDFAATGQWDVVTESEGKQEAAVFDGVLVCTGHHTEAHLPLSTFPGIEKFKGCYLHSRDYKDARDFTDKRVVVIGIGNSGSDLAVEISQTAKQVFLSTRRGAWILNRVGDQGYPIDIVFTTRMKTFLKKLLSVSMVSSFTEKQLNMRFDHSHYGLKPKHRVFDQHPTINDDLPNRIISGRVLVKPNVQEFTETSAIFEDGTREDIDAVVFATGYSFSFPFLEGCVKVVENQIPLYKFMFPPGLEKPTLAFIGLIQPLGAIMPISELQCRWATRVFKGT from the exons ATGTCCCTACAGTGTCCCCGCATGGGGGTGCCCAGCAAGGCGCCTGGGACGGCTCCTTACCCCGCCGTCCGAGGCTGTGGCGAGAGCCGCTGCCGGAAAAGCCAAGCAGGCGGCCGGGAGCCAGCTGGGTTCTGGCTTCCTCTCCCCGGCCGCGTGGGAGGAGTGACGGAGGGGGAGGCTCTGCTCACCACTGCTGCGCACCATAAAGCCAGGCCGCCGTTCAGCGTCACGGGTCGGGGCAACCCAACAGAGACCCTCGCGCGGCTCCGCGCCAGCCGCCGGCCTTCCCTGGCTGCCGCTCCTGTGGCCGCAG GCAGAGACCCGGTGGTGGAGGGCAGCATGGCGAAGAAGGTGGCCATCATCggagggggcagcagcgggCTGTGCGCCATCAAAGCCTGCCTGCAAGAGGGGCTGGAGCCCATCTGCTTCGAGAGGACCGGGGACATCGGAGGGCTCTGGAGGTTTGAG GAGCATCCCGAGGAGGGCCGCGCCAGCATCTACCGCTCCGTCATCATCAACACCTCCAAGGAGATGATGTGCTTCAGCGACTTCCCCATCCCTGAGGACTTCCCCAACTACATGCACAACTCCAAGATCATGGAGTACTTCCGAATGTACGCCCAGCACTTTGACCTGCTCCGCCACATCCGCTTCAGG ACCAGCGTGTGCCGCGTGTCCAAGCGCCCCGACTTCGCCGCCACGGGCCAGTGGGATGTGGTGACGGAAAGCGAGGGGAAGCAGGAGGCGGCCGTCTTCGACGGTGTGCTGGTGTGCACCGGCCACCACACCGAGGCACACCTCCCGCTGAGCACCTTCCCAG GAATCGAGAAGTTCAAGGGCTGCTACCTCCACAGCCGAGACTACAAGGACGCTCGGGATTTCACAGACAAGAGGGTCGTTGTCATCGGTATCGGGAATTCAGGGTCGGACCTGGCCGTGGAGATCAGCCAAACGGCCAAGCAG GTCTTCCTCAGCACCCGCCGGGGAGCGTGGATCCTCAACCGCGTTGGAGATCAGGGCTACCCCATAGACATCGTCTTCACCACCCGCATGAAGACATTCCTGAAGAAGCTGCTGAGCGTGTCCATGGTGAGCAGCTTCACggagaagcagctgaacatGAGGTTCGACCACTCGCACTACGGACTGAAGCCAAAGCACAG GGTCTTTGACCAGCACCCGACCATCAACGACGACCTGCCCAACCGCATCATTTCAGGCAGGGTGCTGGTGAAGCCAAACGTCCAGGAGTTCACGGAGACGTCTGCCATCTTCGAGGATGGCACCAGGGAAGACATCGACGCCGTGGTCTTCGCCACAGGATacagcttctccttccccttcctcgaAGGCTGTGTGAAGGTGGTGGAGAACCAGATCCCCCTCTACAAATTCATGTTCCCCCCTGGCCTGGAGAAGCCGACGCTGGCTTTCATCGGCCTCATCCAGCCTCTGGGTGCCATCATGCCCATCTCTGAGCTCCAGTGTCGCTGGGCCACCCGTGTCTTCAAGG GTACGTGA
- the PRKAB2 gene encoding 5'-AMP-activated protein kinase subunit beta-2 isoform X2, which translates to MGNTTSERVSGERHGSKSHRSDGSGAPPATKEHPHKIMVGSTDDPSVFSSHDSKIPGDKEFVSWQPDLEESVKPSQQARPTVIRWADGGKEVFISGSFNNWSTKIPLIKSHNDFVAILDLPEGEHQYKFFVDGQWVHDPSEPVVTSQMGTINNLIHVKKSDFEVFDALKVDSLESSETSDLSSSPPGPYGQEMYVYRPEERFKSPPILPPHLLQVILNKDTNISCDPALLPEPNHVMLNHLYALSIKDGVMVLSATHRYKKKYVTTLLYKPI; encoded by the exons ATGGGGAACACCACCAGTGAGCGAGTGTCTGGGGAGCGCCATGGCTCCAAGTCCCACCGCTCGGATGGCTCCggtgccccccccgccaccaAGGAGCACCCACATAAGATCATGGTGGGCAGCACCGACGACCCCAGTGTTTTCAGCTCCCATGACTCCAAG ATTCCTGGGGACAAGGAGTTTGTGTCGTGGCAGCCAGATCTGGAGGAGTCAGTGAAACCATCCCAACAGGCTCGTCCCACTGTCATCCGCTGGGCCGATGGAGGGAAAGAGGTCTTCATCTCCGGATCTTTCAACAACTGGAGCACCAAGATCCCACTCATCAAGAG CCACAACGACTTTGTCGCTATCCTGGACCTCCCAGAAGGAGAGCACCAGTACAAATTTTTTGTGGATGGCCAGTGGGTCCATGACCCATCTGAG CCTGTGGTCACCAGTCAGATGGGGACGATTAACAACCTGATTCACGTCAAGAAGTCTGACTTTGAGGTGTTCGATGCTTTGAAGGTGGATTCCCTGGAGAGCTCAGAAACCTCAG ACTTATCAAGCTCACCACCCGGACCTTATGGCCAAGAGATGTACGTATACCGGCCCGAGGAGCGCTTCAAATCCCCACCCATCCTCCCTCCTCACCTCCTCCAGGTCATCCTGAACAAGGACACCAATATCTCG TGTGACCCAGCACTGCTGCCCGAACCCAACCACGTCATGCTCAATCACCTCTATGCACTCTCCATCAAG GATGGCGTGATGGTGCTCAGTGCCACGCACCGCTACAAGAAGAAGTACGTCACCACGCTGCTGTACAAGCCCATCTGA
- the PRKAB2 gene encoding 5'-AMP-activated protein kinase subunit beta-2 isoform X1: MGNTTSERVSGERHGSKSHRSDGSGAPPATKEHPHKIMVGSTDDPSVFSSHDSKIPGDKEFVSWQPDLEESVKPSQQARPTVIRWADGGKEVFISGSFNNWSTKIPLIKSHNDFVAILDLPEGEHQYKFFVDGQWVHDPSEPVVTSQMGTINNLIHVKKSDFEVFDALKVDSLESSETSGRDLSSSPPGPYGQEMYVYRPEERFKSPPILPPHLLQVILNKDTNISCDPALLPEPNHVMLNHLYALSIKDGVMVLSATHRYKKKYVTTLLYKPI; encoded by the exons ATGGGGAACACCACCAGTGAGCGAGTGTCTGGGGAGCGCCATGGCTCCAAGTCCCACCGCTCGGATGGCTCCggtgccccccccgccaccaAGGAGCACCCACATAAGATCATGGTGGGCAGCACCGACGACCCCAGTGTTTTCAGCTCCCATGACTCCAAG ATTCCTGGGGACAAGGAGTTTGTGTCGTGGCAGCCAGATCTGGAGGAGTCAGTGAAACCATCCCAACAGGCTCGTCCCACTGTCATCCGCTGGGCCGATGGAGGGAAAGAGGTCTTCATCTCCGGATCTTTCAACAACTGGAGCACCAAGATCCCACTCATCAAGAG CCACAACGACTTTGTCGCTATCCTGGACCTCCCAGAAGGAGAGCACCAGTACAAATTTTTTGTGGATGGCCAGTGGGTCCATGACCCATCTGAG CCTGTGGTCACCAGTCAGATGGGGACGATTAACAACCTGATTCACGTCAAGAAGTCTGACTTTGAGGTGTTCGATGCTTTGAAGGTGGATTCCCTGGAGAGCTCAGAAACCTCAGGTCGGG ACTTATCAAGCTCACCACCCGGACCTTATGGCCAAGAGATGTACGTATACCGGCCCGAGGAGCGCTTCAAATCCCCACCCATCCTCCCTCCTCACCTCCTCCAGGTCATCCTGAACAAGGACACCAATATCTCG TGTGACCCAGCACTGCTGCCCGAACCCAACCACGTCATGCTCAATCACCTCTATGCACTCTCCATCAAG GATGGCGTGATGGTGCTCAGTGCCACGCACCGCTACAAGAAGAAGTACGTCACCACGCTGCTGTACAAGCCCATCTGA